One Peptostreptococcus equinus genomic window carries:
- the rplD gene encoding 50S ribosomal protein L4: MPKINVLNVSGQNVGEIELNDSIFNIEVNEHVLYEAVKCQLANKRQGTQSAKTRAEVRGGGRKPWRQKGTGRARQGSIRSVQWVGGGVAFAPKPRDYSYSLPKKVRRLAMKSALTSKVQDNEMIVLDALAIDAPKTKEITNLFKNVNAAKKTLVVTADNDVNVVKSVRNIEGANVCHVSTLNVYDILNCDSFIITKDAVKKVEEVYA; encoded by the coding sequence ATGCCAAAGATTAATGTATTAAACGTATCAGGCCAGAATGTTGGTGAAATAGAATTAAACGATTCAATTTTTAATATAGAAGTTAACGAACATGTACTTTACGAAGCTGTAAAGTGTCAGTTAGCTAATAAGAGACAAGGTACTCAGTCTGCTAAGACAAGAGCAGAAGTTAGAGGTGGTGGTAGAAAGCCATGGAGACAAAAGGGTACTGGTAGAGCAAGACAAGGTTCAATCAGATCTGTACAGTGGGTAGGCGGTGGAGTTGCATTCGCACCAAAGCCAAGAGATTACTCTTATTCACTACCAAAGAAAGTTAGAAGACTTGCAATGAAGTCTGCTTTAACTTCAAAGGTACAGGATAACGAAATGATAGTTTTAGATGCACTAGCAATAGATGCACCAAAGACTAAGGAAATAACAAATTTATTCAAGAATGTAAATGCAGCTAAGAAGACTCTAGTAGTTACAGCTGACAACGATGTAAACGTAGTAAAATCAGTAAGAAACATAGAAGGTGCTAATGTTTGTCACGTAAGCACACTAAATGTTTATGACATACTAAACTGCGATTCATTTATAATAACTAAAGACGCTGTTAAGAAAGTGGAGGAGGTGTACGCGTAA
- the rpsS gene encoding 30S ribosomal protein S19 produces the protein MSRSTKKGPFVHAGLLKKVEAMNESGKKEVIKTWSRTSTIFPQFVEHTIAVHDGRRHIPVYITEDMVGHKLGEFVPTRTFKGHKDDEKSSKRK, from the coding sequence ATGTCAAGATCAACAAAAAAAGGACCTTTTGTCCATGCAGGATTATTGAAAAAGGTTGAAGCAATGAACGAAAGTGGAAAGAAAGAAGTAATCAAGACTTGGTCAAGAACTTCTACAATTTTCCCTCAGTTTGTGGAACACACAATAGCTGTTCATGACGGAAGAAGACATATACCAGTATATATCACAGAAGATATGGTTGGACATAAATTAGGAGAATTCGTTCCTACAAGAACTTTTAAGGGACACAAGGATGACGAAAAATCTTCAAAGAGAAAATAA
- the rpsC gene encoding 30S ribosomal protein S3, with protein sequence MGQKVNPHGFRVGVIKDWDSRWFASNSKEFGEFLKEDNVLRKYLKKELYSAGLAKTEIERSANKIKMDLHVAKPGVVIGKGGAGIEALKKTLEKMTNKTVIINIIEVRNIDRDAQLVAENIAQAIERRIAFRRAMKQSVGRTMKSGAKGIKVSASGRLGGAEMARTEGYSEGNVPLHTLRSDIDYGFAEANTTYGKIGIKVWICNGEILPGRNISTEREEKRAERRNDRRDNKRNDRRGNRNNDRKGNNRGPRAPKKEAK encoded by the coding sequence ATGGGTCAGAAGGTAAATCCACACGGCTTTAGAGTTGGTGTAATTAAAGATTGGGACTCAAGATGGTTCGCTAGTAATAGTAAAGAGTTTGGCGAGTTCTTAAAAGAAGACAATGTACTTAGAAAGTATTTAAAGAAAGAACTATACTCAGCTGGTTTAGCAAAGACTGAAATAGAAAGATCAGCTAATAAGATAAAAATGGACTTACATGTTGCAAAGCCAGGAGTTGTAATAGGTAAGGGAGGAGCTGGAATAGAAGCTCTTAAGAAGACTTTAGAAAAAATGACTAACAAGACAGTTATAATCAATATAATTGAAGTTAGAAACATAGACAGAGATGCTCAGCTAGTTGCTGAAAACATAGCTCAGGCAATCGAAAGAAGAATTGCATTTAGAAGAGCGATGAAGCAGTCAGTTGGTAGAACTATGAAATCAGGAGCTAAGGGAATCAAGGTTAGCGCATCTGGTAGATTAGGTGGAGCTGAAATGGCTAGAACTGAAGGATATAGTGAAGGAAATGTGCCACTACATACTTTAAGATCTGACATAGATTACGGATTTGCAGAAGCTAACACTACTTACGGAAAAATAGGTATCAAGGTTTGGATCTGTAACGGTGAAATTCTTCCAGGCAGAAATATTTCTACTGAAAGAGAAGAAAAGAGAGCCGAAAGAAGAAACGACAGAAGAGACAATAAGAGAAACGACAGAAGAGGAAACAGAAATAACGATAGAAAAGGTAACAATAGAGGACCTAGAGCTCCTAAAAAAGAAGCAAAGTAG
- the rplC gene encoding 50S ribosomal protein L3 — translation MKGILGKKIGMTQVFTEEGSVIPVTVVEAGPISITQIKTIENDGYEAIQIGFVDAKEKALNKPQKGHLAKAGVLKRKLKEFRVDTVEGYEVGQELKADIFAAGDKIDVTGISKGKGFQGPIKRHGQSRGPETHGSRYHRRPGSMGACSYPGRVFKNKKLAGHMGSVKITIQNLEVVKVDADKNLLLIKGAIPGAKGSIVTVKSAIKGSN, via the coding sequence ATGAAAGGCATTTTAGGAAAGAAAATAGGAATGACTCAGGTATTTACTGAAGAAGGTTCAGTTATACCGGTAACAGTTGTTGAAGCTGGACCAATATCAATCACTCAGATTAAGACAATCGAAAATGATGGATATGAAGCAATCCAGATAGGTTTTGTAGATGCTAAAGAAAAAGCATTAAACAAGCCACAGAAAGGACATTTAGCTAAGGCTGGTGTACTTAAGAGAAAGTTAAAGGAATTCAGAGTAGATACAGTAGAAGGATATGAAGTTGGACAGGAATTAAAGGCTGACATATTTGCTGCTGGTGACAAGATAGATGTAACTGGTATATCTAAAGGTAAGGGATTCCAGGGACCAATAAAGAGACATGGACAGAGTAGAGGTCCTGAAACTCACGGTTCTAGATACCACAGAAGACCAGGTTCAATGGGTGCTTGTTCTTATCCAGGTAGAGTATTCAAGAACAAGAAACTTGCAGGACACATGGGTAGCGTAAAGATTACTATACAGAACCTTGAAGTAGTTAAGGTTGATGCAGATAAGAATCTTTTATTAATAAAGGGTGCTATTCCAGGTGCTAAGGGATCAATAGTAACTGTAAAATCAGCTATTAAGGGTTCTAACTAA
- the rplV gene encoding 50S ribosomal protein L22, which yields MEAKATAKYVRVSSRKAGQICDLVRGKDVKEALAILKFTPRYASEIVAKVVKSAAANAENNHEMDADKLYISHIVANQGPTMKRFMPRAQGRATAIRKRTSHIEVVVKEREN from the coding sequence ATGGAAGCAAAGGCTACAGCTAAATACGTTCGTGTATCATCTAGAAAAGCTGGACAGATATGCGACTTAGTTAGAGGAAAAGACGTTAAAGAAGCATTAGCAATATTAAAGTTTACACCTAGATACGCATCTGAAATAGTTGCTAAGGTTGTAAAGTCAGCTGCTGCAAATGCTGAAAATAACCACGAAATGGACGCAGATAAATTATACATATCACATATAGTTGCAAACCAGGGACCTACAATGAAGAGATTCATGCCTAGAGCACAGGGTAGAGCAACAGCTATCAGAAAGAGAACATCTCATATCGAGGTTGTTGTCAAAGAAAGAGAAAATTAA
- the rplW gene encoding 50S ribosomal protein L23 — protein MTNPHDIIVKPIVTEQSMAEMGNKKYTFVVAKDANKTEIKKAIEKIFEVKVEMVNTLNYDGKVKRMGRTSGKTASFKKAVVKLTADSKDIEFFAGM, from the coding sequence ATGACAAATCCACACGATATAATCGTAAAACCAATCGTTACTGAACAGTCAATGGCTGAAATGGGTAACAAGAAATACACTTTTGTTGTTGCAAAAGATGCTAACAAAACTGAAATAAAGAAAGCAATAGAAAAGATCTTTGAAGTTAAGGTTGAAATGGTTAATACATTAAACTATGACGGAAAAGTAAAGAGAATGGGAAGAACATCAGGAAAGACTGCAAGCTTCAAGAAAGCTGTTGTTAAGCTTACTGCTGATAGTAAGGATATAGAATTCTTCGCAGGAATGTAA
- the rplB gene encoding 50S ribosomal protein L2: MAIKKFKPTSPALRQMTVLRSDEITCNQPEKSLLVSLKKNAGRNVHGKITVRHKGGGNKRKYRLIDFKRNKDGIPAKVATIEYDPNRTANIALLHYADGEKRYILAPNGLKVGTTVLSGKGADIKPGNCLELQDMPVGTLVHNIELKAGKGGQLVRTAGASAQLMAKENGKALLRLPSGEMRYVNINCKATVGQVGNIEYGNVVIGKAGRKRHMGIRPTVRGSVMNPNDHPHGGGEGRAPIGRPSPVTPWGKPALGYKTRKKNKASNKQIVSRRTK, encoded by the coding sequence ATGGCTATTAAAAAGTTTAAACCAACTTCTCCTGCCTTAAGACAGATGACAGTTTTAAGATCTGACGAAATAACATGCAACCAGCCAGAAAAATCACTTCTTGTAAGCCTAAAGAAGAATGCTGGTAGAAATGTTCACGGTAAGATAACTGTACGTCATAAAGGTGGCGGAAACAAGAGAAAATATAGATTAATAGATTTCAAGAGAAATAAAGATGGAATACCTGCAAAGGTAGCAACTATCGAATACGATCCAAACAGAACTGCAAATATAGCACTTTTACACTATGCAGATGGTGAAAAGAGATATATATTAGCACCAAACGGACTAAAAGTAGGTACTACAGTATTATCAGGTAAGGGAGCAGACATCAAGCCAGGTAACTGCTTAGAACTACAGGATATGCCAGTAGGTACACTAGTACATAACATAGAGCTAAAGGCTGGTAAGGGTGGACAGTTGGTTAGAACTGCTGGAGCATCTGCACAGTTAATGGCAAAGGAAAATGGAAAAGCACTTCTTAGATTACCATCAGGTGAGATGAGATATGTAAACATCAACTGTAAAGCAACAGTTGGACAAGTTGGAAATATCGAATACGGAAACGTAGTAATCGGTAAAGCTGGTAGAAAGAGACATATGGGTATAAGACCTACAGTTAGAGGTTCTGTAATGAACCCTAATGACCATCCACACGGTGGTGGTGAAGGTAGAGCTCCTATAGGTAGACCATCACCAGTTACTCCATGGGGTAAACCAGCTCTTGGATACAAGACTAGAAAGAAAAACAAAGCTTCTAATAAGCAGATAGTATCTAGAAGAACTAAGTAA
- the rpsJ gene encoding 30S ribosomal protein S10 → MAKNEKIRIRLKSYDHKLLDYSASRIVETAKKAGSQVSGPIPLPTEKQVVTILRAVHKYKDSREQFEIRTHKRLIDIANPTPKTVDSLMKLDLPAGVDIEIKL, encoded by the coding sequence ATGGCTAAGAATGAAAAAATAAGAATAAGATTGAAATCATACGATCATAAATTGTTAGATTACTCAGCTAGCAGAATCGTAGAAACAGCTAAGAAAGCTGGTTCTCAGGTATCTGGTCCAATACCACTTCCAACAGAGAAGCAGGTTGTGACTATACTTAGAGCTGTACATAAGTACAAAGACTCTAGAGAACAGTTCGAAATTAGAACTCACAAGAGACTAATTGACATAGCTAATCCAACACCAAAGACAGTTGACTCATTAATGAAGCTTGACTTACCAGCTGGTGTAGATATAGAAATTAAATTATAA